In a single window of the Melioribacteraceae bacterium genome:
- a CDS encoding inorganic diphosphatase, translated as MEIKRFHPWHTVSYGKEVPSFVNAVIEIPKGSQAKYELDKESGLLKLDRVLFSAVYYPANYGFIPQTLSDDDDPLDILVICSVDVDPFCLIEAKVIGVMEMIDNEERDEKIISVAKNDLSVNYIEDVKDLPPHTMIQLQRFFEDYKKLEHKNVIVEKIAGKEEAYKVIDESIIRYQEKFLK; from the coding sequence ATGGAAATAAAAAGATTTCACCCATGGCACACTGTAAGCTATGGAAAAGAAGTTCCAAGTTTTGTAAATGCAGTTATAGAGATTCCAAAAGGTTCTCAGGCAAAATATGAGTTGGATAAAGAAAGCGGCCTATTAAAACTAGATCGGGTTCTATTTTCGGCAGTTTACTATCCTGCAAATTACGGGTTTATACCTCAAACATTGAGCGATGACGATGACCCGCTAGATATTTTAGTAATCTGTTCAGTGGATGTTGATCCTTTCTGTCTTATTGAGGCAAAAGTTATTGGCGTTATGGAAATGATTGATAATGAAGAAAGAGACGAAAAGATTATATCAGTAGCAAAAAATGACCTTTCGGTTAATTATATAGAAGATGTAAAAGATCTTCCCCCTCATACAATGATTCAGCTTCAACGATTTTTTGAGGATTATAAAAAACTTGAACATAAGAATGTTATTGTAGAAAAAATTGCGGGGAAAGAGGAAGCATACAAAGTAATCGACGAATCTATTATTAGATACCAAGAAAAATTTTTAAAATAA
- a CDS encoding inorganic phosphate transporter → METYLFLVIILFILATSDLVVGVANDAVNFLNSSLGSKVAPRHIILIVASAGVLAGTFFSSGMMEVARSGFFNPEMFKLNEVMVIFLAVMFTDVLLLDLFNTFGLPTSTTVSLISSLFAGSIAVALLKLDAEGKSFSELGNYINSARALGIFTAIILSVFISFFVGSIVQYISRLIFTFDFESRLKRYGAIWASVALTSITYFIFVKGAKGASFIPTDVVKFVTENTGLFIGVNIVFWTVVLQLLLWFTNINILKPIVLAGTFSLALAFAANDLVNFIGVPLAGLSAFQTASISSDPGNMTMEALRDPVQTDTLILTISGFIMIGTLWFNKKARSVTKTEINLGRQFEGYEKFESSAFARSIVRASVNLGHSIKGIIPPTIYNRIQTRFDLTKIDYSKFDKKDRPAFDYIRAIVNLMVASSLISLGTAYKLPLSTTYVTFMVAMATSFADKSWGRESAVFRVNGVLTVIAGWFLTALLAFISTSILCTIMYFGGLPATLVIVGLAVFLIIRSNMKHRSLEKVSEKKDATSVVFEEKHALFESIAEDIKGYLDIIKKVYDDIYQSVINENRKKAKKAIKQTEELENHGDLIISKMLQGTYFIEEHSASEELNFGKAIISIKEIYTSMQNIAQNAFIHLDNNHSGLVKDQKDDFKELKNLLSAQLEIADTKLKKKDLSKLEDLNEKIDDIKKSIKKFNKKQDGQFKKSNSKVRADLLFLNLLFKTDNISDNVAEIINFNKEILKHKK, encoded by the coding sequence TTGGAAACGTATCTTTTTTTGGTGATCATCTTATTCATTTTAGCAACATCCGACTTAGTAGTGGGGGTTGCAAACGATGCAGTTAATTTTTTAAATTCTTCTCTTGGTTCCAAAGTTGCTCCAAGGCATATTATTTTAATAGTAGCAAGTGCAGGAGTGCTTGCCGGAACATTTTTTTCAAGCGGAATGATGGAGGTTGCACGTTCGGGATTTTTTAATCCGGAAATGTTCAAGCTTAATGAGGTAATGGTAATTTTTCTTGCGGTAATGTTCACCGACGTATTGCTTCTTGATCTATTTAATACATTTGGTTTACCAACTTCAACCACCGTTTCTTTAATTTCTTCTCTTTTTGCCGGCAGTATTGCAGTAGCATTATTAAAGCTTGACGCTGAAGGAAAAAGTTTTAGCGAACTTGGTAATTATATTAATTCCGCAAGGGCACTTGGTATTTTTACAGCAATAATTCTTTCAGTATTTATATCGTTTTTTGTGGGATCTATAGTTCAATATATTTCCCGGTTAATATTTACATTTGATTTTGAATCAAGATTGAAGCGTTACGGCGCAATTTGGGCATCGGTTGCTCTAACTTCAATTACCTACTTTATTTTTGTTAAAGGAGCTAAGGGTGCTTCATTTATTCCCACCGATGTTGTTAAGTTTGTTACAGAAAACACAGGTTTGTTTATTGGAGTAAATATTGTTTTCTGGACAGTTGTTCTGCAATTATTGCTTTGGTTTACAAACATCAACATATTAAAACCGATTGTATTAGCAGGTACATTTTCCCTTGCCCTTGCTTTCGCGGCAAATGACCTAGTAAATTTCATCGGAGTTCCACTTGCGGGATTAAGCGCTTTTCAAACAGCTTCTATAAGTTCAGATCCCGGAAATATGACAATGGAAGCATTGCGTGATCCGGTTCAAACCGACACTCTTATACTTACAATTTCCGGCTTTATAATGATTGGGACTCTATGGTTTAATAAAAAGGCAAGATCTGTTACTAAAACCGAAATTAATTTAGGAAGACAGTTTGAGGGTTATGAGAAGTTTGAATCCTCAGCATTTGCTCGATCAATTGTTAGAGCTTCAGTTAATTTGGGGCATTCTATCAAAGGAATTATTCCCCCGACAATTTATAATAGAATTCAAACCCGGTTTGATTTAACAAAAATTGATTACTCAAAATTTGATAAAAAAGATCGTCCCGCATTCGATTACATTCGCGCGATAGTAAATTTAATGGTAGCCAGTAGCTTAATTTCACTTGGGACCGCATATAAATTACCTCTTTCAACTACATATGTTACATTCATGGTAGCTATGGCAACTTCTTTTGCTGATAAATCATGGGGAAGAGAAAGCGCTGTTTTCCGCGTAAATGGTGTTTTGACGGTAATTGCAGGTTGGTTCTTAACAGCCCTTTTGGCATTTATAAGTACAAGTATTCTTTGTACAATTATGTATTTTGGCGGTCTTCCGGCTACACTTGTAATTGTTGGTTTAGCAGTGTTTTTAATTATCCGCTCAAATATGAAACATCGCTCATTAGAAAAAGTCTCCGAGAAAAAAGATGCGACCTCGGTTGTGTTTGAAGAAAAACATGCTTTATTCGAATCCATTGCCGAGGATATTAAAGGTTATTTAGATATTATTAAAAAAGTTTATGATGATATTTATCAATCAGTAATTAATGAAAATAGAAAGAAAGCGAAAAAAGCTATTAAACAGACTGAAGAATTGGAAAATCATGGCGATCTAATAATATCCAAAATGCTTCAGGGAACATATTTTATTGAGGAGCATAGTGCTTCAGAAGAACTAAATTTTGGCAAGGCAATCATTTCAATTAAAGAGATTTATACCTCAATGCAGAATATTGCGCAAAACGCATTTATTCATTTAGATAATAATCATTCGGGATTAGTTAAAGACCAAAAAGATGACTTTAAAGAATTAAAAAACCTTTTATCAGCACAGCTTGAAATAGCTGATACTAAACTAAAGAAAAAGGATTTATCTAAACTTGAAGACTTAAACGAAAAGATTGACGACATAAAAAAATCGATAAAGAAATTTAATAAGAAGCAGGATGGTCAATTTAAGAAAAGTAATTCAAAAGTTAGAGCCGACTTACTCTTTCTGAATCTTTTATTCAAGACCGATAACATTTCGGATAATGTTGCTGAAATTATTAACTTTAATAAGGAGATTTTAAAACACAAAAAATAA
- a CDS encoding MarR family transcriptional regulator: MKTNKKYGKKVDLALNTWIKLARAFSTINKKSTESIKRFGLTQPQFSVIEVLGHLGPLKVGEICEKMLVSGGNMTLVLDNIAKLGYIERVHDLNDRRAIQVQLTAKGAELFDKIFAPHAEFISETMSVLTANEQKELGILLRKLGTTIR; encoded by the coding sequence ATGAAAACGAATAAAAAGTATGGTAAAAAAGTTGACCTTGCCCTAAATACATGGATTAAATTGGCGCGGGCGTTTTCAACAATAAATAAAAAATCTACAGAGAGCATCAAAAGGTTTGGATTAACACAACCTCAATTTTCTGTAATTGAAGTGTTGGGGCATCTTGGTCCATTAAAAGTTGGGGAGATTTGTGAGAAAATGCTCGTGAGCGGGGGCAATATGACGCTTGTTCTTGACAACATCGCGAAATTGGGATATATAGAAAGAGTTCATGATTTAAATGATAGAAGAGCTATTCAAGTTCAATTAACGGCAAAAGGAGCAGAACTTTTTGATAAAATATTTGCTCCACACGCAGAATTTATTAGCGAAACTATGTCGGTACTAACAGCAAACGAACAAAAAGAATTGGGAATTTTATTAAGGAAGTTGGGGACAACGATACGATAG
- a CDS encoding amino acid permease, with amino-acid sequence MSSRPPKDLVRGLSLTAAVMIVAGSMIGSGIFRKPSSMAEQLGSPELMIFVWVAAGLITLIGALINAEIAGMIDSTGGQYIYFRKMYGDFTAYLYGWSILSVIQTGSQAAIAYAFAEYLGYFFKYPQLSEQWQSFSFYMPLVGKIYPFIDFGTKFIAIACIMFLTGVNYLGVVFGGLVQTIVTYVKIVSILMISFLILIWGDGSFSNVYTGFSTTSGNSANMIVMIGLSFAGAFWAYDAWNNLTFVSGEVKNAVKNVPLGLIYGTIIVIAVYVLINVAYLYVMPIDEMAKSPLVAASAAEKIFGSSGASIISIAVIISTFGALNGSILATARVPFAMARANLFFSGMGKVHQKYGTPHISLVVQGVWSCVLVMSGSFDTITDYVIFASWLFYMMGAFGVFILRKKMPDVHRPIKVWGYPYTPAIFVIFSFFFLINTIISDTSNAMMGLVLIISGLPFYFFWKYRTKNQKLF; translated from the coding sequence ATGTCTTCTCGTCCCCCAAAAGATCTTGTTAGAGGATTAAGTCTTACAGCCGCTGTGATGATTGTCGCTGGCAGTATGATTGGTTCAGGTATATTTCGAAAACCCTCCTCAATGGCCGAACAGCTTGGATCCCCCGAATTAATGATATTTGTATGGGTAGCCGCCGGATTAATAACTTTAATTGGAGCTTTAATTAACGCTGAAATTGCCGGAATGATTGATTCGACCGGAGGACAATATATTTATTTTAGAAAGATGTATGGCGACTTTACAGCATATCTTTATGGCTGGTCAATTTTATCGGTAATACAAACCGGAAGCCAGGCAGCTATTGCTTACGCTTTCGCAGAATATTTGGGTTACTTTTTTAAATATCCTCAGCTATCAGAACAATGGCAATCTTTTTCATTTTATATGCCCCTTGTGGGTAAGATATATCCATTCATCGACTTTGGTACAAAGTTTATCGCGATTGCATGTATTATGTTTTTAACCGGAGTGAATTATTTAGGAGTTGTTTTTGGCGGACTTGTTCAAACAATAGTAACGTATGTTAAAATTGTCTCTATACTTATGATATCTTTTCTTATTCTAATCTGGGGTGATGGCAGTTTCTCAAATGTTTACACCGGCTTTAGTACAACCTCCGGTAATTCGGCAAATATGATTGTAATGATTGGTTTATCGTTTGCGGGAGCTTTTTGGGCGTATGATGCCTGGAATAATTTAACTTTTGTTTCGGGTGAGGTGAAGAACGCGGTTAAAAATGTGCCGCTGGGGTTGATATATGGTACTATTATAGTTATTGCTGTTTATGTTTTGATAAATGTTGCATATCTGTATGTAATGCCAATTGATGAAATGGCAAAATCTCCTCTGGTGGCCGCTAGTGCCGCAGAAAAAATATTTGGTAGCAGCGGAGCTTCTATTATTTCTATTGCGGTAATAATTTCAACTTTTGGCGCTTTAAATGGAAGTATACTAGCTACTGCGCGCGTTCCATTTGCAATGGCAAGAGCAAATTTATTTTTCAGCGGTATGGGAAAAGTGCACCAAAAATATGGAACTCCACATATTAGTTTGGTTGTGCAGGGGGTTTGGTCATGTGTTCTTGTTATGTCAGGTTCATTTGATACAATTACTGATTATGTAATTTTTGCTTCCTGGTTGTTTTATATGATGGGGGCGTTCGGTGTATTTATTTTAAGAAAAAAGATGCCGGATGTTCATAGACCCATTAAAGTTTGGGGCTATCCATATACTCCGGCAATTTTTGTGATCTTTTCGTTTTTCTTTCTGATTAATACAATTATATCAGATACTTCAAACGCAATGATGGGATTGGTGCTAATTATAAGCGGTCTTCCATTTTATTTTTTCTGGAAATATCGTACAAAGAATCAAAAATTATTTTAA
- a CDS encoding calcium/sodium antiporter, whose translation MDLITFLILGAGLALLIFGADLLVKGASRIASSLGISPLVVGLTVVSFGTSSPELAVSLQSTFNGQPDIAVGNVVGSNIFNVLFILGLSAIIAPLIVNQQLIKIDVPIMIGISVLVYIFGLNGLIGRFEGFILFGSLISYIVFLIIQSRKESKAIEEEYSKEYSVKDKSAKQIILNILFVIVGLALLIYGSDLLVESAVKIAQSFGVSELIIGLTIIAAGTSMPEVAASVVAAFKGEKDIAVGNVVGSNIFNLLCILGLTSIISPSGVNVAPSAISFDIPVMTAIAIACLPIFFTGNSISRWEGFVFLFYYVAYTSYLIMDSTNHDMLPLFNNVMMIFVIPITILTMAVILYRTLKKKNMAG comes from the coding sequence ATGGATTTAATCACCTTCCTAATTTTAGGAGCAGGATTAGCATTATTAATATTCGGCGCCGATCTACTTGTTAAAGGTGCATCGCGCATTGCTTCTTCACTTGGAATTTCACCTCTTGTTGTTGGCTTAACGGTTGTTTCATTTGGAACCAGCTCCCCCGAGCTTGCTGTGAGTTTACAATCAACATTTAATGGACAACCGGATATTGCCGTCGGCAACGTTGTTGGAAGCAATATTTTTAATGTTCTTTTTATTTTAGGTTTAAGCGCTATAATTGCCCCTCTAATCGTTAATCAACAGCTTATTAAAATTGATGTACCCATTATGATTGGTATTTCCGTTCTTGTATATATTTTCGGATTGAACGGATTAATAGGAAGATTTGAAGGCTTTATCCTCTTTGGCTCACTGATCTCCTACATAGTATTTTTGATAATCCAAAGCCGTAAAGAATCTAAAGCTATAGAAGAGGAATACTCTAAAGAGTATTCGGTTAAAGATAAATCAGCTAAACAAATAATATTAAATATACTGTTCGTAATAGTTGGACTTGCGTTATTAATATATGGATCCGATTTATTGGTTGAATCCGCGGTAAAAATCGCTCAAAGTTTTGGCGTAAGTGAGTTAATTATCGGTTTAACCATTATTGCCGCCGGAACCTCAATGCCCGAAGTTGCCGCATCGGTCGTTGCTGCATTTAAAGGGGAAAAAGATATTGCTGTTGGTAATGTTGTAGGAAGCAATATTTTCAATCTTTTATGTATTCTTGGTTTGACAAGTATAATATCGCCATCCGGTGTTAATGTTGCACCATCAGCAATAAGTTTTGATATTCCTGTAATGACCGCTATTGCAATAGCATGTCTCCCAATATTTTTCACAGGTAATTCAATTAGCCGTTGGGAAGGATTTGTTTTTCTGTTCTATTATGTGGCATACACTTCTTATTTGATAATGGATTCAACCAATCACGATATGCTACCATTATTCAATAATGTAATGATGATTTTTGTAATTCCAATAACTATTCTTACAATGGCAGTAATACTATACAGGACATTAAAAAAGAAAAACATGGCTGGCTAG
- a CDS encoding OsmC family protein: MATKSAVVKHIKGVTFMGKADSNHWITMDGPEEFGGSNAGTRPKELILIALAGCSGSDIAVILNKKKIKFDSFEMNISAEMQETHPQIYTKIHLEFVVYGKNIPAEAVERAIELSQKTYCSVTAMLNKSVEITHSYKIIEP; the protein is encoded by the coding sequence ATGGCTACAAAGAGCGCGGTTGTAAAGCATATTAAAGGTGTTACCTTTATGGGAAAAGCAGATTCAAACCATTGGATTACAATGGATGGTCCGGAAGAATTTGGGGGAAGCAATGCCGGAACTCGCCCTAAAGAACTTATTTTAATTGCGTTAGCCGGATGTTCGGGAAGCGATATTGCTGTTATTCTTAATAAGAAGAAGATTAAGTTTGATTCCTTTGAAATGAACATCTCAGCTGAAATGCAGGAAACTCATCCCCAGATATATACGAAAATACATCTCGAATTTGTTGTGTATGGTAAAAATATTCCGGCCGAAGCAGTTGAAAGAGCAATTGAATTATCGCAAAAAACTTATTGCAGTGTTACGGCAATGTTGAATAAATCTGTGGAAATAACACACTCTTATAAAATTATAGAGCCTTAA
- a CDS encoding dicarboxylate/amino acid:cation symporter: MKKIKMPKLHNQILIALILGSIFGSLFNVDSHLLEIKTRVDKKIQTGTVKDWETARIITLTDTLVYSKISQLEIINTSKKLISANEKFSIVFYDCNFDGAESKSAKKVFSGNIISVAKQGTAATSIKWIGDIFIRLLNMIAVPLVLASLIVGAASLGDIKRFARIGTKTLVFYITTTTIAITIGLTLANLVQPGLMMNSATKERLLSVYSGDIVNTIDKDLGFNFSEFIVGIVPRNPFGAIAGSDMLQIVFFAVMFGMVLTMIQKEKAEPVINFFDGISEVMIRAVDVVMIIAPLGVFALISSVIAQFGFDILQTLIGYSITVLVGLLLQGTIVYGGIVKFFTKIKLIDFFKALRRTQAIGFTTSSSAATLPVNMEVCQDSLGVSKRITSFVLPLGATINMDGTALYQGVASVFIAQVFGMELNLGQQLTIVFTAVLASIGTAPVPGVGIIMLVIILKSVGIPEEGIALIIGVDRILDMCRTVINVTGDAAVAVAVATSENEISPITI; this comes from the coding sequence GTGAAAAAAATAAAAATGCCAAAGCTCCACAATCAAATTTTAATTGCATTAATTCTTGGTTCTATTTTTGGTTCACTCTTTAATGTAGATTCTCACCTGCTCGAAATTAAAACTAGAGTTGACAAAAAAATTCAAACCGGGACAGTAAAGGATTGGGAAACTGCCAGAATAATTACTCTTACCGACACTTTAGTTTACTCAAAAATATCTCAACTCGAAATAATAAATACTTCAAAAAAATTAATTTCCGCGAATGAAAAATTCAGCATAGTTTTTTATGATTGTAATTTTGATGGGGCCGAATCTAAATCAGCAAAAAAAGTTTTTTCGGGAAATATTATTTCGGTGGCCAAGCAAGGTACCGCGGCTACATCAATTAAATGGATCGGCGATATTTTTATTAGGCTTTTAAACATGATAGCCGTTCCATTAGTACTCGCTTCTCTAATTGTAGGCGCGGCAAGTTTGGGAGATATTAAGAGATTCGCGAGGATTGGAACAAAAACACTTGTCTTCTACATTACAACTACAACAATTGCAATTACAATCGGTTTAACACTTGCTAATTTGGTACAACCCGGTTTGATGATGAACAGCGCCACCAAAGAAAGACTTCTTTCTGTCTACAGCGGTGATATTGTTAATACAATTGATAAAGATCTTGGTTTTAACTTTTCTGAATTTATTGTTGGAATAGTTCCCAGAAATCCCTTTGGAGCAATTGCCGGTTCCGATATGCTTCAGATTGTATTCTTTGCTGTTATGTTCGGAATGGTTTTAACAATGATACAAAAAGAGAAAGCTGAGCCGGTAATAAATTTCTTCGATGGAATTAGCGAAGTTATGATTCGTGCCGTTGATGTTGTAATGATTATTGCTCCACTTGGTGTATTTGCGTTAATTAGTTCGGTAATTGCTCAATTTGGATTTGATATACTGCAAACATTGATTGGTTATTCAATTACTGTCCTCGTGGGATTATTACTTCAAGGCACAATTGTATATGGTGGTATAGTTAAATTTTTTACTAAAATAAAATTAATAGATTTCTTTAAAGCTTTAAGACGTACACAGGCAATTGGTTTCACTACCAGTTCCAGTGCGGCAACTTTACCTGTAAACATGGAAGTTTGTCAAGATTCACTGGGGGTTTCTAAGCGTATTACTAGCTTTGTACTTCCTTTAGGGGCAACTATTAATATGGATGGAACGGCGCTTTATCAGGGTGTTGCTTCTGTATTTATTGCACAAGTTTTCGGAATGGAATTAAATTTAGGTCAACAGCTAACAATAGTATTTACCGCAGTTCTCGCATCAATTGGTACAGCTCCCGTTCCCGGTGTTGGAATAATTATGCTTGTGATAATTTTAAAATCTGTGGGCATACCAGAAGAAGGAATAGCTTTAATTATTGGTGTTGATAGAATCCTTGATATGTGCCGTACAGTTATTAATGTTACCGGTGATGCCGCTGTGGCAGTAGCGGTAGCTACTTCAGAAAATGAAATATCTCCTATAACGATTTAA
- a CDS encoding DUF2203 domain-containing protein, producing MENTETKYFTRAEAQKTLPLVKQIVRDILNNAFQVRTIAESLGGKIEGNEEVAKLADEIDVYINELRDIGCYYKDWSFDVGLVDFPAILNGEKVELCWRSDEDQILYYHKANEGFAGRKLIPDENL from the coding sequence ATGGAAAATACAGAAACTAAATATTTTACACGTGCGGAGGCTCAAAAAACTTTACCGCTCGTTAAACAAATTGTTAGAGATATACTAAATAACGCGTTTCAGGTTAGAACTATAGCCGAATCGTTAGGTGGTAAAATTGAGGGAAATGAAGAAGTTGCCAAATTAGCCGATGAGATCGACGTTTATATAAATGAGCTGCGTGATATTGGGTGTTACTATAAAGATTGGAGTTTTGATGTTGGATTGGTTGATTTTCCAGCAATATTAAATGGGGAAAAAGTTGAATTGTGTTGGCGAAGCGATGAAGATCAAATTTTGTACTATCATAAAGCTAACGAAGGTTTCGCGGGAAGAAAATTGATTCCCGATGAAAATCTATAA
- a CDS encoding KUP/HAK/KT family potassium transporter, which yields MPSNSSQKKSILDVIKAMGLVFGDIGTSPIYTLTVIFLITPPTIENILGILSLVFWTLIILVTIQYVFLAMSLSSKGEGGTIVLKEILISTLKKGRPVTFITFLGYVGVSLLMGDGVITPAISILSAVEGLTLIPGIGDISQNTILLVTIAITIGLFSIQSKGTDKVASSFGPIMLVWFSSLFITGLISISQSLNVFAALSPHYGIHFLLENGFLGIFILSEVLLCATGGEAIYADMGHLGREPIRKAWFIVFLPLLFNYYGQGAFILRNGFHTNALFEMVRSQSEIMYVPFLILTVMATIIASQAMISAIFSLIYQGIRTHVFPLMKVKFTSTHLKSQIYVGVVNWMLLVAVIFMIILFKKSANLAAAYGLAVMLTMTINSLFMIFIFNIKKVKIKRYVIIFVFCINLLFLAGVFSKIPHGGFWSLVIAAIPFVIILIWALGNKAVFRSFRSLPIDTYLESFNQLYSKGNLIPGTAAYFAKNLDMIPPYMVHSTIRGNIIYENNVLISVITMDKPFGVQKLYVPDISEGLSGVEIQVGYLEKLNIPQVLKEMNIESKVMFYGVDDIQTGKLWLKVFAFIKKISSNFVQFLDLPYQKLHGVVTRIDI from the coding sequence ATGCCTTCAAATAGCTCTCAAAAAAAATCTATTCTTGACGTAATTAAAGCTATGGGACTTGTCTTTGGTGATATCGGCACAAGTCCAATTTATACACTCACTGTAATATTTCTTATTACTCCACCTACCATCGAAAATATTTTAGGAATATTATCTCTTGTGTTCTGGACGCTGATAATTCTTGTTACAATTCAATATGTGTTTTTAGCTATGAGCTTAAGCTCAAAGGGAGAGGGGGGAACAATTGTATTAAAGGAAATTTTAATTAGTACATTAAAAAAAGGGAGACCGGTAACATTTATTACTTTTCTCGGTTATGTAGGTGTTTCCTTATTAATGGGTGATGGTGTAATTACCCCCGCAATTAGTATTCTTTCGGCTGTTGAAGGATTAACATTAATCCCAGGTATTGGAGATATTTCTCAGAATACAATATTACTAGTAACTATTGCTATAACAATCGGCTTGTTCTCAATTCAATCGAAAGGAACTGATAAAGTAGCATCTTCATTTGGCCCAATAATGTTAGTATGGTTTTCATCTCTCTTTATTACCGGATTAATTTCAATTTCTCAGAGTTTAAATGTATTTGCTGCTCTAAGTCCCCACTACGGTATTCACTTCCTTTTGGAAAATGGATTTCTGGGAATATTTATTCTTTCAGAAGTTTTATTATGTGCAACTGGCGGAGAGGCAATTTATGCCGATATGGGGCATCTTGGTAGAGAGCCGATTAGAAAGGCATGGTTTATTGTATTTCTTCCATTGCTATTTAACTATTATGGGCAGGGAGCTTTTATTTTAAGAAATGGATTTCATACTAACGCATTATTTGAAATGGTGCGCTCTCAATCAGAAATAATGTATGTCCCATTTCTAATACTTACAGTTATGGCAACAATAATAGCATCACAAGCTATGATATCTGCTATATTTTCTCTTATATATCAGGGAATCAGAACACACGTTTTTCCACTTATGAAAGTAAAGTTTACTTCAACGCATCTTAAATCTCAGATTTATGTAGGAGTAGTTAATTGGATGCTTTTAGTTGCGGTAATTTTTATGATTATTTTATTTAAGAAGTCTGCAAATCTTGCCGCGGCGTATGGACTTGCTGTGATGCTAACAATGACTATAAACTCTTTATTTATGATTTTCATATTCAATATCAAAAAAGTGAAGATTAAGAGATATGTAATAATTTTTGTTTTCTGTATAAATTTATTATTCCTCGCCGGGGTGTTTAGTAAAATTCCACATGGAGGTTTTTGGTCACTAGTAATTGCGGCAATACCTTTTGTTATAATTTTAATATGGGCACTTGGCAACAAGGCTGTATTCAGATCGTTTCGCTCTCTTCCAATAGATACATATCTTGAAAGCTTTAACCAGCTTTATTCAAAAGGCAACCTAATACCGGGAACCGCCGCCTACTTTGCAAAAAATTTAGATATGATTCCTCCTTACATGGTTCATAGTACAATCAGAGGCAATATTATATATGAAAACAATGTGCTGATCTCGGTAATAACAATGGATAAACCTTTTGGTGTTCAGAAATTATACGTACCTGATATTTCAGAAGGGTTATCCGGAGTGGAGATACAAGTAGGGTATCTCGAGAAATTAAATATCCCCCAAGTATTGAAAGAAATGAATATTGAATCCAAAGTTATGTTTTATGGAGTTGATGATATTCAAACCGGAAAGTTGTGGTTAAAAGTATTTGCCTTTATTAAAAAAATCTCATCCAACTTTGTACAATTTTTGGATTTGCCCTATCAAAAACTTCATGGCGTTGTAACCCGAATCGATATTTAA